CACGGCGTGGGGATTCGACGTAGAGATTCCGGTGCTCGCACCGGTGCTTCAGGAGGACTAGATGAACGTACCCCAGAAAATCCCCGTCACGATCCTCACCGGCTTCCTCGGCTCCGGCAAGACGACCCTGCTGAACCGGATCCTGAGGGAGGAACACGGCAAACGCATCGCCGTGATCGAAAATGAGTTCGGAGAGGTCGGCATCGACCAGGCGCTCGTCATCAACGCTGACGAGGAGATCTTCGAGATGTCTAACGGCTGCATCTGCTGCACGGTGCGTGGAGACCTGATTCGCGTGCTCGGCAACCTCATGAAGCGCAGGGACAAGTTCGACTACGTGCTGGTGGAAACCACGGGGCTCGCTGATCCCGGTCCGGTGGCCCAGACCTTCTTCATGGACGACGAGATTCGCGCGGAGTTCGAGCTGGACGGGATCGTCACGCTTGTCGACGCAGCCCACATCGAGCAGCAACTCGGCCGAAGCGACGAGAGCACGGAACAGGTCGCGTTCGCGGACGTCCTCGTTCTCAACAAGACGGATCTCGTCGTCGACGACGCGCTCGACAAGATCGAGGTCCGGCTCCGGGAAATGAACCGAATGGCGCGAGTCATCCGCAGCGAGATGGCGGACGTCTCCGTCGAGACGGTGCTCAACCTCGCCGCCTTCGACCTGGACCAGGCGCTCGAGCGTCGTCCCACCTTTCTCGAGCCGGAGTACCCGTTCGAATGGACTGGCGTCTATTCGCTCGACACCGGCCGCTACGAACTCAGCCTGGCCGAGGGACCTGATCCGGCGATGTCTCTCGTCATCGTGCCGGACCTGGGCACGGATGACTCCGCACTTCGTGAAGGTGCCGAGTGGTGTGTGCGTCGGTACGCCGAACCCGCGGACGACATTCGTCCGGGGGACGAGATTCCGGTCGGAAAGCACCTGAACCTCCTGCTTGACTCCCCGGGACGCAAGTCGTTCTTCCTGGAAGTCGATACGCAGGTGAGGGTCGGGCTCTACGCCCAGCACACCGCGGAGGAGTTCGACCTGCAACTGAGGAGTGCGAATGGAGCGGCAGTCGGGCCAAACGGCAGTCCGCCCTCCGGGCCGGCGACCCCCACGGGGAACGGCGCCCCCCACCTCAACGGAGTGATTCCCCCCGAGGTCGAGCGAACCTGGGTCGCGCAGCATGAGCACGACGACGAAGTGGGCTCGATCGCAATCGAGACGGAGGGCGACGTCGACCCCGGCAGGCTCAACGCGTGGCTTGGCCAACTGCTCCGCGAACGCGGGGTGGACATCTTTCGAATGAAGGGGTTCATCAGCCTGGCAGGCGAGTCGCGTCGCTTCGTCTTCCAGGGAGTTCACATGCTCTTCGACGGACAGCCAGATCGTCCATGGGGTGACACGCCCCGCCGCAATCAGCTCATCTTCATTGGCCGCAACCTCGACGAGCGGTCGATGCGGCTGGGATTCGAGGCATGCCTGATCTGAATGACGGCAGCCCGAAGGGCGTTCTTCGCCCGGGTTGGGCCGCCGAGGTCGGTGACTACGCCATCGCCGGTGGGTGGACCCCACGCGGTGAGGCGCTGGTGGTCGGAGATGCCGCGGGTGGCGTCTACGCGTTCGACGGCAGGTCCGGCGCCACCATCTGGGCGCAGCGCGAAGCCCATGAAGGTGGACTGCTCGCGCTGGCAATGCAGCCGAACCGAGCCGCGTTCGCAACGGCCGGCC
This region of Acidobacteriota bacterium genomic DNA includes:
- a CDS encoding GTP-binding protein; this encodes MNVPQKIPVTILTGFLGSGKTTLLNRILREEHGKRIAVIENEFGEVGIDQALVINADEEIFEMSNGCICCTVRGDLIRVLGNLMKRRDKFDYVLVETTGLADPGPVAQTFFMDDEIRAEFELDGIVTLVDAAHIEQQLGRSDESTEQVAFADVLVLNKTDLVVDDALDKIEVRLREMNRMARVIRSEMADVSVETVLNLAAFDLDQALERRPTFLEPEYPFEWTGVYSLDTGRYELSLAEGPDPAMSLVIVPDLGTDDSALREGAEWCVRRYAEPADDIRPGDEIPVGKHLNLLLDSPGRKSFFLEVDTQVRVGLYAQHTAEEFDLQLRSANGAAVGPNGSPPSGPATPTGNGAPHLNGVIPPEVERTWVAQHEHDDEVGSIAIETEGDVDPGRLNAWLGQLLRERGVDIFRMKGFISLAGESRRFVFQGVHMLFDGQPDRPWGDTPRRNQLIFIGRNLDERSMRLGFEACLI